From Mytilus galloprovincialis chromosome 9, xbMytGall1.hap1.1, whole genome shotgun sequence, the proteins below share one genomic window:
- the LOC143046545 gene encoding uncharacterized protein LOC143046545 has translation MNTDIDNKTGPDVDTHIKVETKLAPQDEAVKTQSEIEHGVDHAATGSTHTFKTEYGKMEVLFEYSDGPLVVNKDALQHEDSTEKDSLQESNSTATPVGARYEQGQLIQSVPKPMQRVASSGTCEQGQLIHFVPKPIKSVKQVQLIQSVPKPMPRCEQGQLIHSVPKPIQKVVSSGTCEQGQLIHSVPKPTQRNASSCIEVIPVPSVNFNERPQETISSKLIDVPLVQILSSSMKCDPSTKPHNIVEKVSHFPENEKHISTPGFTGVPLSSQRTTLVPCAKLPNTLPVSMPSFTATTKQLLLAKINARKSTARSTLDPPTTQHNAALASKDVTLSKILPSFVSPSATSQNVSSSVSSQNVSPSATSQNVSPAATSQNVSHTTISQNLFNKLNQGNIKQNLSSKLLPLKGKPAGTKYIIVSYKKPHSTTESNNVIENQDTGCKLTLEPQSAGHVVNQASKRFKESLITLESSRKKDDHITADQYVNEDQPIKIKNVNATECGQFETVITPACIPETEVCRHSSLCSETVFTDCGKTTLKIEDPMDIECDKSNDKHDKAMVESEVCLPGSKNVKMFNTKRVEHCVPLQNILSRKKNALPASITRQGQLSVQTQPQSQILVQIQPEGQPFVQTPPEGQLSVQTQPQHRLSLQNQPEGQLSVQAQSVGQQSDQTRSPSQGQPSVRKRSKGKPSMQTQPQGQLSMQTRSKSRPSVQTQSQGRTLVQTQPQSQLLVPKPLQAKVSVKINGRVKLFDQQKIQPEGQPFVQTPPEGQLSVQTQPQHRLSLQNQPEGQLSVQAQSVGQQSHQTRSPSQGQPSVRKRSKGKPSMQTQPQSQLLVPNPLQAKVSVKINGRVKLFDQQQIQAKLLKEPEFRTHLLRQPVFQFVQTEPQGQPLVMNKEQKSQVKKTKKQECRPKEVSRFSSKVKDRDQMEVTLDRPWDLGTQNVDIDQEDVAEASNLQTETQTAQILHHPKTKKVTILYKKKSLNTDMQTTHQKRSRKRKCLEIVEKPRTETESSLPKINKTGADDHIGKRDIVKPGTSNKEDITAKSVFKIKKKMDSHTMTAGL, from the exons ATGAATACTGATATTGATAACAAGACAGGACCAGATGTTGATACCCATATTAAAGTTGAAACAAAACTTGCACCACAAGATGAAGCTGTAAAGACACAATCAGAAATTGAGCATGGTGTAGATCATGCAGCAACAGGTTCAACACACACATTTAAGACAGAATATGGAAAGATGGAGGTATTGTTTGAGTACTCTGATGGACCTTTAGTGGTCAATAAAGATGCACTTCAGCATGAAGACTCTACAGAGAAAGATTCTCTGCAGGAATCGAACTCAACAGCAACTCCTGTAGGAGCAAGATATGAACAAGGTCAACTGATTCAATCTGTACCAAAACCAATGCAAAGAGTTGCCAGTTCAGGTACCTGTGAACAAGGTCAATTGATTCATTTTGTACCAAAACCAATAAAAAGTGTTAAACAAGTTCAACTTATTCAATCTGTACCAAAACCAATGCCAAGATGTGAACAAGGTCAATTGATTCATTCTGTGCCAAAACCAATACAAAAAGTTGTGAGTTCAGGTACCTGTGAACAAGGTCAATTGATTCATTCTGTACCAAAACCAACACAAAGAAATGCCAGTTCATGTATAGAAGTAATTCCAGTTCCCTCAGTCAATTTCAACGAGAGGCCCCAGGAAACAATCTCATCCAAACTGATTGATGTTCCTTTAGTACAAATACTGAGTTCAAGCATGAAATGTGATCCTTCAACCAAACCACATAATATTGTAGAAAAGGTTTCACATTTTCCTGAGAATGAGAAACACATCTCCACACCAGGATTTACTGGAGTACCATTGTCTAGCCAAAGAACAACACTGGTTCCCTGTGCCAAATTACCAAACACTTTACCTGTTAGTATGCCTTCTTTCACTGCAACAACAAAACAGCTATTATTAGCTAAGATTAATGCTAGAAAATCAACTGCAAGATCTACACTTGATCCACCCACAACACAACATAATGCAGCTTTAGCGTCTAAGGATGTAACATTGTCAAAGATCTTACCAAGCTTTGTCTCACCCTCCGCTACATCTCAGAATGTCTCATCCTCCGTATCATCTCAGAATGTCTCGCCCTCTGCTACATCTCAGAATGTCTCACCCGCTGCTACATCTCAGAATGTCTCACACACCACTATATCTCagaatttatttaacaaattaaatcaaggcaatataaaacaaaacctTTCTTCCAAATTGTTACCGTTAAAAGGGAAACCTGCCGGTACTAAATATATAATAGTCTCATATAAAAAACCTCATAGTACTACAGAAAGTAACAATGTAATTGAAAATCAGGATACTGGTTGTAAGTTGACACTGGAGCCTCAGAGTGCAGGCCATGTGGTGAATCAAGCAAGCAAACGTTTCAAAGAATCACTCATAACATTGGAATCCTCTAGAAAAAAAGATGATCATATAACAGCTGATCAATATGTAAACGAAGATCAacccataaaaataaaaaatgtaaatgcaaCTGAATGTGGTCAGTTTGAAACTGTCATCACTCCTGCATGTATACCTGAAACTGAAGTTTGTAGGCACAGTAGTTTATGTTCTGAGACAGTTTTTACTGATTGCGGGAAAACTACTTTAAAAATTGAGGATCCCATGGATATTGAATGTGacaaatcaaatgataaacatgataaagctatGGTTGAATCAGAAGTTTGTCTTCCTggaagtaaaaatgtaaaaatgtttaaCACCAAAAGAGTTGAACATTGTGTACCATTACAAAACATTTTGAGTAGAAAAAAGAATGCATTGCCAGCAAGCATAACAAGACAAGGTCAACTATCAGTACAAACACAGCCTCAAAGTCAGATATTAGTGCAAATTCAACCTGAAGGTCAACCTTTTGTGCAAACCCCCCCTGAAGGTCAACTTTCAGTGCAAACACAGCCTCAACACCGCCTATCACTGCAAAATCAACCTGAAGGTCAACTATCAGTGCAAGCACAATCTGTAGGTCAACAATCAGACCAAACACGGTCTCCGTCTCAGGGTCAGCCTTCAGTACGAAAACGTTCTAAGGGCAAGCCATCAATGCAAACACAGCCTCAAGGTCAGCTGTCAATGCAAACACGGTCTAAGAGTAGGCCATCAGTGCAAACACAGTCTCAAGGACGGACATTAGTGCAAACACAGCCTCAGAGTCAGCTGTTGGTGCCAAAACCTCTTCAAGCTAAAGTATCTGTGAAGATAAATGGTAGAGTTAAACTATTTGATCAACAAAAAATTCAACCTGAAGGTCAACCTTTTGTGCAAACACCCCCTGAAGGTCAACTTTCAGTGCAAACACAGCCTCAACACCGCCTATCACTGCAAAATCAACCTGAAGGTCAACTATCAGTGCAAGCACAATCTGTAGGTCAACAATCACACCAAACACGGTCTCCGTCTCAGGGTCAGCCTTCAGTACGAAAACGTTCTAAGGGCAAGCCATCAATGCAAACACAGCCTCAGAGTCAGCTGTTGGTGCCAAATCCTCTTCAAGCTAAAGTATCTGTGAAGATAAATGGTAGAGTTAAACTATTTGATCAACAACAAATTCAAGCTAAACTATTGAAAGAACCAGAGTTTCGTACTCATTTATTGAGACAACCTGTATTTCAGTTTGTACAAACTGAGCCTCAAGGTCAGCCATTGGTCATGAACAAAGAACAAAAGTCACAAG TGAAAAAGACCAAGAAACAAGAATGTAGACCAAAGGAGGTTAGCAGATTCTCTTCAAAGGTCAAGGATAGAGATCAAATGGAAGTGACCTTGGACAGACCATGGGATTTAGGAACACAAAATGTTGATATAGACCAAGAAGATGTTGCTGAGGCATCTAATTTACAAACAGAAACGCAGACAGCACAGATATTACATCATCCTAAAACCAAGAAGG taaccatactttataaaaaaaaatctttaaataccGACATGCAGACTACTCACCAAAAGAGATCTAGAAAACGAAAATGTTTGGAAATTGTGGAAAAACCCAGAACAGAG ACAGAATCTTCGTTGcctaaaatcaacaaaactggTGCAGATGATCATATTGGTAAAAGGGATATTGTTAAACCTGGTACCAGCAATAAAGAAGATATTACAG ccAAGTCTGtgttcaaaataaagaaaaagatggATAGTCATACAATGACAGCAggtttgtaa
- the LOC143044912 gene encoding angiopoietin-related protein 6-like isoform X2 encodes MGRGMKKTLILAVVCVCLSLVNGLDEEAVNENDIKQYQDCGAARKLGGYQKSGVYKLWMNTTKTYFKIICEHTPNNSFNVIQRRVDGRENFNRLWHDYVAGFGSSQADYWAGLNSIYYLTNHQGNSILTVNLQDWAGINKNARYNYFKLMDSTHFRLSIGGYSGDTGDSMSQNNNMVFATPDKLDTHRCAAGYQGGWWFNYCTYAFLNGKYYYGGPYQPSGQFYDGIYWYSWGGYGYSMKFAQMMLSSS; translated from the exons ATGGGTAGAGGTATGAAGAAGACATTGATACTTGCCgttgtgtgtgtttgtttatcaTTGGTTAATGGTCTAGATGAAGAGGCAgttaatgaaaatgatattaaacAATACCAAG ATTGTGGTGCTGCCAGAAAACTTGGAGGTTACCAAAAGAGTGGTGTATACAAATTATGGATGAATACAACAAAGACCTACTTCAAG ataatCTGTGAGCATACACCCAACAACTCCTTCAATGTGATTCAACGCCGAGTTGATGGTAGAGAAAACTTCAACAGATTGTGGCATGATTACGTAGCTGGTTTTGGTTCTTCTCAGGCAGATTACTGGGCAGGTCTTAACTCAATATACTACTTGACAAATCATCAAG GTAACAGCATTCTTACAGTAAACTTACAAGATTGGGCAGGAATTAACAAAAATGCTCGCTACAACTACTTCAAACTGATGGATTCTACACACTTTAGGCTATCCATCGGTGGCTACAGTGGGGATACAGGAGACTCAATGTCACAAAATAACAACATGGTGTTCGCCACACCAGACAAATTAGACACCCACAGATGTGCCGCAGGCTATCAGGGAGGATGGTGGTTCAACTACTGTACCTACGCATTTTTGAATGGGAAATATTATTATGGCGGACCCTACCAACCAAGTGGACAGTTCTATGACGGTATCTACTGGTACAGTTGGGGAGGATATGGATATTCTATGAAGTTCGCACAAATGATGCTGTCAAGTTCATAA